The Octopus sinensis unplaced genomic scaffold, ASM634580v1 Contig18758, whole genome shotgun sequence DNA segment tcatataatattcgatattttttaattgaattgGTTTAAATTCCGTGCATCTGTGGGACGGGAGCTTGTCCCATTCACAACGCATATGGCTGAAACCCGCAGTTATTCCAAAGCAGATGAGGTTGTTAGCTTCGCCTCTGGAGTCCAGCGTAAGCTTTCCGACCGGAATGTCGGCTCCATTACGAGAGTACTCTTCAAACTTAAAGTCTGATTTGAGAGTTTCCTGTAAATGGAGGTCAAGGTCGTCGTTCGAGATCAGTGAGGGATTCTCTTTAGGATCAAGACTGAGACTTTATCAATTACTGAGACAAGTTTATGGTCGCCTTTGCCAAACATTTTGGTTTTCGAGAGCTCTGTCTTGAAAGAAGCTGCATCTTCGGTGCATTGGAATTTTAGATTAAAGGAGCCGGACTTCTGCATGTTATCCGGGCTTTCAAAGCAGTTGgcaatttttttaaactttttgatCTTTCCCAATTCCATCCCAATGGCAACTGTCTATAAATTTGAGTTTTGCGGTTGGCATTTTAAGttgtaataaagtaaaatatatatcaaatcaaaagagaaatagtcattggcagatagccagagtattgcctctgactattgctatagatattctttcgattaaataccggtgctcacacgggtcgccggtaacccAGTTTGTAATTGTAAATCTGAAGTTTGTAATGGACAAATTGACTTGAAAATGATATAGATTAAAACATGTCACAGTCCAGACGTGCGTCACGCCGGACGTGagtcactttttaaaaatttataaaaataaataaaaaataactaaatagataTACCTTACTCCAATTATACCATATTAgtgttttttatgtcttttttgtgGATAAAAGTTCATATTATTCccccacaaaaaacaaacataacgcaTTTTTGACCCGACATAACGTTTTATCGAttaacttgaattttttttatttagaaacaattttaaaatattaaaaattatttttttaatttccttagcCGACTAAACTGTACTTTCTCAATAATATCCCTTTCCTCATTTTCTAAGTCTAATGTGCCTCCGTCCTGTTTTATCACTCTGTATGCAGATGTATCTATCTGGTCATACAGAGGATATTTTCTCgtgttttcatttatatcttgATCCATCCGTAAAAGTGCGTAATCTCCAACTGATATTTCCTCTTCATCAAATCTCCATCttctcctttttttcattttttcggcCGCACGCCAACCCTAAACCCCACCCTAAcgccaaccctaaccctaattcttACCCTACCCCTAGATACAATTGATTAACCTCATTGTGTGTTTGAATAGAGCTAACATATGTCTGCATAGATTTTTGGACGAGCAATAGTGTATCATTTAATTTAAGTTAGCCGTGTtcagcttacaaaaataaatttacatgttTCAAATCTATTTTAAGAAATGAATCCAATAGTTCGGATATTCAATCTCTTTCGAATCAACTGCACTATTCTTCAAATGTTCAAAAGTTTTTAGGTCGCTAATTCTACGTAATTCTTTACGTAATCTAAAACATTCTACGTAATCTAAAACGTTCTCTTCTACTGATTCCGTCATCAAATGATCCAAAttgtttaaaagtttttattttcaataaatcatCTTGTAATAGTGTAATTAGAAACATTTGATAACttgcaaaatttaaaaataaaacactataatatataatattaattaagaaattgtgattttagaatgattttattatatagaaaatataaaaatatccaaaATCTGACCAAGTGACTCACGTCTGGTCTGTGACAAAACATATaatcaaattgatttttttttacaaataaacacTTCTTGAGAAACTGTTATTTATTAGAAGTTAACAAAGCCATCTATCCGAAGTGGACCCCGCCAACATAATTgacgttgcgttgcctctcacgataGCAACGGAGATCAACTGGAGAAGCCACCGGGTCTCACGTGTGTCGTGGCTTTTTAATGTGGCTAAGCGTCCAAGCTTCTTTAGGAAGCGAAGCGATTTCCCACTTATTCCTCCAGTTGTCTCGACCACAATCGGACAGAACACGAATCGATCTCGCAAcgcttcatattttctctcctttgccCTCATCGTTTTTTCCGCGGCATACAATCTGTCCACTCCGGCAATGTTGGACGGGCAGAGAGTGTCCACACAGGTTGCGTCCCAGACTAAGGGTTTCCCCTCTTCAAATGGGAAAATTATGATCCCATCAGGACGTTTTCCATCTCCTCGGTCAAGCCCGACCGGTTCAAGTACGGCTGGGTATCCTGCAGACTCCAGGTCTCGCTTGACAATTTTGTTGATCGCCTTGTGTCTTGGAAATCGTCCTGCACTTCTTCGACAAGAGAGAGCATGGTGTCCATAACAATCGACGGTGGCCCCACACCGGCATTTGTGAGTCCGGCAAATCTACAGTCTAAATCTCCAGTCTAATCTCTAATCAAATTGATTATATTTTGTACAGAAGGAACAAAAACCTAATTTGTACAAAACTGGAAGATATGGAAAAACAGAATTCGAAAGATTGGATACAGAAACTCTAATAAGCAATAAAATAAAGATGGAGGAGTATTGCAGAAAACTAAGaaaggaatataaatacaaacaatgaTGAAAAAGATTTGTGGAATTATGTTAGAGCTGCAATGAAGAATACGGCGTCGTTGGTTTTTGGTATACAGTCCGACCCCGAATTGGGGCAGACCCCAGTggtggggcaccctcggattttggggCACTTTTTTTTGGGCAACATTTGGGCAGAGTAAAatgaaaaatcgataaaaaatacaaaaattttggGGCACTATAAAATTGTGGGGGATGAAATTATAAGTAAATTGGCAAATTTATCAGATGGTTTATTACCATCCGGTGTGCAGACATAATAGCACTTAACGTTATCCATTATGACACAAGAGAAGAATAGTATCTTTCCTGCTCTCAACATGCTCTTTGTTAGGAAAGGAGCCTGTATGAATTGCGCTTTCAAACAGTTCATCCTATAACCGATGTAGATTAAACCAGCTCCAGATCTACCATTTTTCCTGTTTTCCGCTGACAGGAAGACATTGATATCTACACTCCTAGTTATGACTCTGAGATGTCTCGGATGGAATCTACCTATTGAACCTATGTTGGTTCTTAAAAGAACCCCGCCTGATGCCGATCTGTCCTTGACGATTATTGACTTCTCCATCATGTTGCTGTGATAATTTCTGTAAGGCTCGTTGTCATCGAAATACGAGAGTGACGGATCTACATTGTCTGAGCCTCGACCGTTGTGCGGATCAATGTCATGTTGATCAGAAAAGGCATGCACTGGCACAGTCGTGAAAGGCGGAATGTTCATAGCCTCTTGTCTTAGATTGACCATTTGTGAGGGGTCATACTGTCTAGTGATCACCTCGGTCAATTTGCCAATTTCGTTGGTCTGAATGTGCCTTGATATCTCTGACTTGTAATGACCGACATGGTCACACAAGTTCATTTTGATAAGGCTGTCCAAAGCAGTCAGACCTTCGTCGCTGAGTGATAAAACCGCTTCGTGAAGACCCTTCATGTGGTCAACACCCATCACTCTTGTAGGGAGAATAGAAGTCAGTTTGTTAAGTTTATCTTTCTGGAGAATCAACTCGTCATAAATGATTTGATCTTCATCCTTGAGTGTCCCTCTGAGTGGGAGAGCATTCTGAACCTTATCTCGGTTCTCGAAATACTCTTTCCTGCTCCTTGTGGTATTTTTGCTTGCCGACGCACTCGATACAAAGTCATTTCGGATCAGGTTCGGATCTTTCATTAAGGCATCCTGCCTGcacatttctttctcttattgATTTTCCAGCATCACTCTCTCTGCTTTGTCGGCAAAATCGTTAAAGACTTCTTTAATCTTATCACTGGGTAGATTATCAAAGTAAGTCTTATCAAATGTGACGGGATTATCCAGGTCATTATCCACAAAGAGTGATATGTCGGTTAATTCCAGCATATTCTTGTGATACTCTGGGTTTTCCTTTAAGTTCTCATCGGATAAATTGTTTACTGCCTCGCGGACATTTCGCATTCTTGTCAACTTGCTGAAGATGACATCAGTTTCGACGACCCTAGGCCTTCGAACAAGCTGACTTACGGATGACCCTGAATATGCACTCCTGGATAATTGTAACGATTGAACGTCACTCAAATCCGCTCTATTATTCGTTCCAGTTGTCGAACAAACTCAAAACATTCGGCAAGTCCTCTGCTCATTGCAAATGGCATGAGAAGTGAAAAAGGAAAGCAAGGAGGAGGCTTTCGGTGTCTCGATTTTAAATAAAACCTTTTCTAATAACTCTTCTCTTTCGGTTGCTAAGTTAATAAAATCTGTTCGTTCGttataagtaaataatttttttgagtaataaaaatttataagaatAGAATGCAATGGCTTAGTTTCAATCTGCCTCATTAGATATTCATGTTGAATTTCCACCAATTTCGTTATTGTCGGTTCATTTATATTTTCGATATTGTACTTTTAGGATaagaattaaaagttaaaatacaATTCTTTTACAACATCTCAAATTGGatttttgtgagagttttttgattaagaaaaattttttttgattaaaataaatggatTATCAATGGAAActccaaaaaaataaatattgttatctaGGACATATTCCAAGATTTTAAACTGCTATGAAGAGCTTCGTTGTATTAAATTGTTAAGACTACTTGGAATAAAATCCATTTGATCTCAAGCAGGTAAAAAAGCGGACAAGACCGCATTTACTTCTTCCTAGCATTCGAGAAAAAAAGATGCCGTCTTGAAGTCAGACAAAGCCACAATTCACGCATAAATTATCAAAAAACAgttttgaaatttacaaaaacatTGCATCCTTCGAATTTACCAAAACAAAGTCAAACAAATTTCACATTAACCAATCAAAAAAAGATCGGCTTCGTAAGCCCCAGTGGCTGAAGACTATGGATGTTGGAATTCAAACGTCGTAAGAACCAAGTTTTCAGCCGGGGTCAAATCTTGTCAACGTTCCCCACCCGTGAGGCGACGAGTCCATCTGGCACGACACAGAGTCGAAAGGGGACCTCATTCCTTCCCCTGATCACATTACCGATGAAGAATCTCCATTATGCAAAAAACCCGTCCGGATTCAAATGAAGTGCGGTGAGCTACGGTAGGAGGCTGACAAATGGGAACTGGACATACCAGAAATTCCCCACATCTCTTTGGAGACGGATAGCTGTAATGAAGATTTGGAGGCCAATGTTGATCGGCACAAGCAATCCCTTCGTTCTTTGCTCCTTCATTTGATTAGTTAGTTGTGACTGTTTGTGCTGGGTTTGCCATGTTGTGCAAGCTTGggggttataaataaataaaaaaagatcgGGAAATTTTTAGGCGAGGACTCGTAAAGCTTATAATGTTTTCCTTGTACaacaaatattagaaaaaactAAAATACAAAACCAAGAAGACATATCTTTCAGAGAAATTGATACATTGGTTAGTCTGAATTGCACAACTTAAGAAATACTAGTACTATATAAACAACGGGATCGACACTCAGCACGTCGCATCACTGGACAGACAAGTCCTGGACAGCGCCCTTTCAATGATTAGCCCGTCCCTCAAACACGTTTATTTTCTCAAGTTAGACTTGAAGCCAATCGAATGATTTGATCAAGTCCCTTGTCGAGAATGTACAGGAGGACTATTTGTTGGGTTTGAGAAAGGCAATAGGTGAGACACTCGGCTACGAAGCATTGACGGTTAACCTGCATACATTCGCGTTTAAACCGCGAATATTTAagttttataaacaaaaattaatgttTTTCCCAAATTAGCTAAAAGCTGTCTTGTTAAAATAAACTTAGATccaaaaactaaaaattttattataatacAATTCATTATTTATACAATTCTGTGAAGTTGTGGGCGATTGCTCGTTCGGTTAATTTGTCTATCGCATCCTCCGTCTTGTTTCGAGCATTTGAATAGCAAGATTAAGGTATATCAATGTTTTCTGTTTTCTCACAAATACCACGTTGTAACGTTTGATTTAAAcatgtttattttaattcatattaagaaacaaataaattaaaataaatatagtttcatagatataaaataataaaacctaAATAAACAAACCCGTGTCAATAAGATATTGAGAATTTAAGCATTCTCAGACAGCACGAACTTGTACCCATTTTTTACGAAGTTGATAGAAATTTGGATTTATGACGTTAAGATTTTTGAATCCATTTTGAATTTGGTGAAAATACCAAAAACTTTTGTTATCACTGAATTAAGCATTTCTCCATATTAAAGCTTGAATCATTAATGTAATCATTAGTGACTATATCGGGAttgtaaattaaagaaaataaatttaacatccaatttttaaaaaaaagccttTTCGAATTCTCAAATATGTTTGAATAACATCAAATGCAATGTTTTCATCAtcaagatttcaataatttacaaTGTTTTCATCATCAAGATCTTTGCAACGTTTgagacaaataataattattttcgtttctctttaaattttggatagttatttcttttttcccaatcatatattcaacaaatatttttgGGAAATCTAACATATTCAATGAAGTGGTGATCGTTGGTAAACTTTTTTGaacaaatatcaatgaaatattcttttcgaaTGTTTTATTGCGCTTGCGGCagttttgacattttattgtattCCAGACACGTAAAAAATCAAAAACTCACTCAATTTTAAAcactattaatatattaaaaatgctTACTTTTTGAATTAAATCACTCACGTTAATTTTGAAGATTTTTCTGTGCGGTTATCAtatgattataaataataaatttcttcaagaaaatccaactgtgttgtttttgtttttgaagacaTACTTTTGCCAGAATAAATGTACTATATCAAAACTTGTGGTAAATCAGCTAATTATAATTTAAACACCATCATTCTTTATTACCgcaaagaattatttatttaaactacCATTGTTTCACTCAATTTTATTTTGAGAATTTTTTGTACAGAAAAATTATCAGAGTTATATTTGATAAAAAGGTTATTCAACTTAgtcttaattaaaaataatttagtttgcCTAAAGTGATAAAAGATTAATCGAAGGGAGGGTCAGCCGCCTGACGGATCGCCAAACTGTTCCCCCGGATAACGGCGATCGAAAACCGAAGTTTTTTTAGTCTTAGTTGAAAATTTTTTGATATTTGATTTTAATAAAGGTTAGTATTTGtccaaaaaaataaattgttagtTATATCGATTTCCAGAGACTAGGagtgaataattatttaaaacatgTCTCTATCTAATATTCAGTGATTTTTTCATTTGTGATATCAAGGGCGATTGTCCTTGGCCGCATTCATCTCCATTAACATCGTCAAAATCTAAAGTCCAAACAAACATCCCTGCTAGTCCATTATCTTTCACATATTTTCCCtacaagataaagaaaaatttatttcccttttctttAATACTTCTGATACTTTCATATCCCAACCAATGATAGTCCTTAACTCCATGAGAAGCTTTTTGCTTATCGTCCCAAACTTCATCATAACCTTGATTAGAatactaaaaattttttttagaataagAAGTACCTCAATATAGGCTAGAATTCCTGATTCTTTTGTTATCGGTCCTTGGCTAGGTCCCCCAACGATTTTATCTCCAATTTTTGGATTTTTTGATCTAGTTTTGAATCCTTGTCCGTAGGTTGGTAACCCGATGAGTAGTTTTGACTTTGGAGCACCGTGCTTAGACCAATATCTGACTACATAATCCTGTAAATTTTGAGTTTATTTAATCTGAGTACAGTGTTGAATGTATCAGCATCGTTTATTCCATATAATCCTGTATGATGGCCAACAGTGTCCGAAAATTGACCGTAGAAATCATAAGTCattaaattgatgtaatcaaGATATCTAATTTTCAGAATGTGAATATTTAACCTAGAAATTTCTCTTATGTCATATGAAGACTGAATTGTCGACACTCCTGCTGAAACAGCTGCTGTCAACAAATATCTTTTCGAGCCTTTTTGAAATTCTGTGCTCATAATTTTCAAAAGTCGACTGTACGCTTGTTTTTGATTCGTAGGAAATTCCCAATCAATGTCAAATCCGTCAAaattgtatttctttaaaaagtcttttgtttttttagcaaATGTTTCTGCATTAGAGTCGCTTCTTGATACAGTCGTAAACTCATTGAGCAGTTTGTTCCACCCTCCGACAGAAAGCAAGATTTTCAAACGAGGATTCAAACGTTTAAGAGAAGTGATTCTATGAAAATCGTTATAtttacctaatatatatgtaaaaaattacCTCCAGGCAAGTCAGACCAATTGTCATTTGAAATAATAGAAAGATTATTTACATCAATGGTGCagaatgcatatattatatgcgtaCAAAGGTTTGCTAAATGGCTGTCATCGAATTCAAACCCCCCTGGCCTGTATTTTGCCCAGTTTGTATAATAGCAGAACAATACTttaataattattcatttttatgctACCTTTAGATTCCACTGGCATAAAAGAATGTGTTAAATCAATTTTtaggatttgaacataaataaaaaaaccgacttttttaattaacaaaaacaccaattaattagaaaataaCTAGTAATCAACCACATAATGAATAGACAATTATCATAATGGAACTAGAAGTCTTTGATTTAAGGCtgccaaaatataaaagatttacTGACTAGCAAATTAGCGTTCATTTTTTGACTGGCCATGAAAATCCGTTGGAAAAGTCCGAGTAAAAGTGAAAATCGTTATCAAAAAGCCATGGTACACTAGTTTAAATTTAAGCTTGCTAATGTGAAGATTTTTATCGCATAaggatatttataaaatatcgatttatacatataatttatttatttacccctGCCCCCTTCAGTTGAAGGAAACCGGTGGCTAACAAGAACGAAATTGTCAATGTCGGACGCTCCCAAAGATCCCCGATCGCGATCCGGCGTTTTGAGGAATCAGAAGGTGGGCCTGGACACGAGAAAAGGTCACTGAGAGAGTGAGAATGCGTGAATTCAGCAAGGCTTATTCTTCGACGATAATTGCGTAGCCAGGTATGATGGCCACAGCGGAGACGGGCCAAGTTTATTCGGGCTTCTCCAAAAGGGAGGATTCGTTATTGTTTATTGGTGGCGGAAAGCGTCCCAGAAGCTTGTTTATTCCAAGACATCTGATTGCCTTCGTAGTTACCAAGTCGTGAATTCTCTTTTGGTTATCTCGGATGAAGCAGCATTATTTGTTATGCCAAAGTAATTTTTATATCCCTGAAATCCATCGAAATTTGAAAGTGGTTTAATCAGGGAATTGCCCTTTAAAATTAGGGATCAATCATTAATCAATTTCGTTACTAAGATGACGTTATCGAAAAAAAGCTTTGGTAGACATGCAACTCGCTAGATACATATGTTCTGCTTATCTGGATAATTTGTCTACAATTTTGAGAATTTGTGAAGAACACAGATTGATCTAAATAGAGATATTGGTTCCTAGTCTAAAATATTTTCCTAAAACGTCGTGTTGAAGAATATTTGCGCCTGATTACACCAAtagtataaatttaatttatacaaacaagacaaaaattacagatagctaagttagttaaaggcctcacgagacacccgaccagccgcgcgaatggcgaagacgttccctcggatcacagcaatcgacagacgttccaggagccaagaaaactctcttggatcgtgactagtccttgaaatccgtcgaccgagcgagcgaaggaagcggagtgtcttgggaccgaagatcccggaggactccaaggcaattggagtaaagagcagcgagttggacaggtggccgtacttgagaatctttcgctcctcggcctgcctggaagcgtgcccaggattggcggcggacagcgcgagatttcccagcgagaacgtgtccgagcaggtagaatcccaaataagggatttcccctgctcgtaggggaaggtggacatgccgtcagggcgtttgccatcccctctatccaATCCAACAGGTTCAAGGATAGACGGGATGCCTGCTGAGGCGAGGGCTCTCTGTATGATCGAGTTGAGTTCACTGTGACGGGGAGCACGACCGGCACTCCGCCGGCAAGCGAGGGGATGCAAACCGTACTCGTCAACAGTTCCCCCACAACGGCATTTGTGCGACTGGCAGATTTTCAGCCCGACACGGAGGGAGATTGCAATTCTTAGGCATTCCTTGTCCAACAGGTTCCcgatggaagggagagggagagccttTAACCAGACACCGCTGCTTTCACAGCGACCTGCACGGAGGCAAGCGACACGGTGTTGATTGGAGACAGGAAGCAGGCCTTCGAAGATTGCCTGACAAGAGATTTCGTCCCATTGGCGCTGTACAGATTGAGAGTTGGGCAGCTTCGAACCAAACCGAGCCTCCCACCGACCACGGGCTGCAGAGTAAACTTCAGACAATTTCCGTTCGGGGAGGTTTCTACCAATTGTTATcgcttttgaaaaaaataattaattttaaatatcatcattaacaaagcttttaaataaatacgatttctattgtttttatttattttgtttttgaataaaaattaattattcataaaaatctgatttaaatcaaataaatcccgtttaaattaaacaaatctgaatcaaaataattaattaaattaaaaccccTTTCATGtcttttaattatgtttttttacttaaaaattgtttttttctttgttactctTCAAATTTAATAGAGATGGCagcaaattctttaaaaattgaataaaaattttaaggAAAACAATTAAGCAACCGACATACCAAATCAtgcttttaataattatataaaaattttataaaaaaaacaaaatcagtaaAAAATTAAGTTGAGAGTTTATTTGAAAAGAGCATTAGTCAAAGAGTTGTCATATATAGGCAATATCCGGGGTCAACATGGATAGTTACAAACTTGTGTCGGAGGAAGCTTCAAGCATATTCCTGTACTTtgcttttgttgaggaatgtaaAGAAACTATTTTTACCTAATTATAATCACCATTTTTTAAGCGAGAAActgatttttctttaatattactGAAAAGATCATCAATGCATGGTTTTACAGCAGTGTTTCTTAACGTGGTCCCCAGAAATATGTTTAGGtcaattaattcattttattctacttttttttgttatttgattgTAATGGTTAATCGCAAATAGATTGATTCTTATGTCCAATATGGATTTACAAAATATACTGGATCTGAAAACGTCGATATCTTGAAAATAAAATTGGAGATTATTTCCCAGTTAGTGAACCAATTCGTCAGGGAATATGGCCAGTGTCAAACTCACTGCGGGCACGTCCTCTAATCCCGTTCTTCTTCTATATGACAATATTTGCTGCATAAATGCggtttaaaagttaaaaattttattgagtaataaaaatttataatagcATTTTTTAAGCATCTATATTTTTTTAGAACAATCttagtctcttatgccaaactatCATAGTCGGTGCATAGAGATCCTCGTCCACTTGTATTCCTGATTCAGAAGAATCCTTCGGTTGACACTCAATCACTGCTTGCTCCTCTTCGGGAACCGATATTCCATGTTTTGTCTCCACCTGCATACTCTCCAATGTTTTGTGTTTGGATATATGCCTCCACTCTGTCTTCCACTGCGATAGAATCCAGATGACTTTTAAAGAATCTTGAGACAATTCCATCCCAAGTAAGTGCAACAGGGATAATCTTCACTTTAGCCCGATGAATCGCCCCTAATTCATTTGTCAAAAGGTCATATTTGTGGAACTTTTTCACTTCAACTTGCTTTAGGCAATTTTGTGAGGTAATCCCAACTTCAATGAATGTAATTGTATTTCTCATCTTGTCTTCGAcaaaaatatctggtttattgtttGAGACAGCCGTATCCGTAGAAATAGTGGTGTCCACTCGAATTTCCACGTAGACATTTGACAACTTCATTGTGCCGTCTTAGATAAGAGCTGTTCAGCATTCTTCCACATCTGGTAACGGTCTT contains these protein-coding regions:
- the LOC115231755 gene encoding chitinase-3-like protein 1, producing MKLSNVYVEIRVDTTISTDTAVSNNKPDIFVEDKMRNTITFIEVGITSQNCLKQVEVKKFHKYDLLTNELGAIHRAKVKIIPVALTWDGIVSRFFKSHLDSIAVEDRVEAYIQTQNIGEYAGGDKTWNIGSRRGASILFCYYTNWAKYRPGGFEFDDSHLANLCTHIIYAFCTIDVNNLSIISNDNWSDYDFHRITSLKRLNPRLKILLSVGGWNKLLNEFTTVSRSDSNAETFAKKTKDFLKKYNFDGFDIDWEFPTNQKQAYSRLLKIMSTEFQKGSKRYLLTAAVSAGVSTIQSSYDIREISRLNIHILKIRYLDYINLMTYDFYGQFSDTDYVVRYWSKHGAPKSKLLIGLPTYGQGFKTRSKNPKIGDKIVGGPSQGPITKESGILAYIEGKYVKDNGLAGMFVWTLDFDDVNGDECGQGQSPLISQMKKSLNIR